The window ATTAAAAGATTTAAAAGAGAATAATTAactattatttacaaatttaaaatgaaaatcatCTAATAGGATTAATCATAACATTGTCATAGTTAAGGGACAAGAATACTAAAGTACCTCTAGTCAATTAATTCCAATACATATACAATTCTATACAAGAAAAAGGCCATGGTTGAACCATGTTAAAGGGGCAAAATTGATAAGACTAAGCATGTGGTAAGGATATTATATGTAGCCCAATCATTCTACTACTGTTTATACTAGAAAATCTAGGTTTTGACATTAGGTGTGATGGAAATCATATTATGTCAGTTGAATATACACTATATTATATGTTTCTCATTTCTAGGAGCATTTTTCGACATTTTTTAAAGACTTCTTTGATAAAAAATTAGGACGAAAAGATTATTATGAGGTTTTCAAGAGACATTagcataatttttttgaatattattaattaaatatttcacattAAACATAAGCTTTTAAATTGTGTATAACTATTATAGTAAACATTTATTAAATCACGTTATCTAAgatttttttgaataatatataAAATTCATTGTCGATTAGTTGGACCTGTGTATATTTTAGTATACAAAGATTGAAAGTGCATTGAATAATAATGAATTTTAGTATTATATTCTCTTCTGCATTCTaaaaaatcaaagataattactcttACGAAAATATTATTACTAAAATGACGTAAAATGTGATATCTAATTTCAAATGAGTGTATGGGGACCATGAGATAACCAGGAGAGCCATTCAAGCAAAAATTCGTTcagtttgatttttgaattttattcaATAAGATTATTGTAATACACATAATACAAAATCTTATCATTAAAGAATCATAGTGTAGTAATGCAATGCCTTTACCATTACAAATGTTTACCTAAGGATACTTGTAAAATGTATAAATAATGTACGATGGTGATGAATGGGAGACGTAGCTTTGAAAGGTGAGCACGGATAAAAAGATGAATTGTGATGCATACCTTGAATCCCATCTATTTCATTTGATTTATTCTTTAACATGTTATCAATAAATTATTAATTAGAAATATTAGCATAATTATTAAAGTTTGAAATTTACTCTTGAGTTATATATGTTGAAAATCGATGCTATAAATAATACATCAGCAGAGAAATAACGAGATTAAACAGATTTATTTTATTcaggaaaagaaaaaaatgacaaaGATGGTCTTCCCACGTTTTATTTAATAGACCACAGCGAATTAAGGTTGAGAATCTTAGAGGAATTTGGCCTGAATGTAATCGACAAGCTCTTGGGTGATGCAAATTCTTATGCAAATTTCTTCTGAATGAAATCGACAAGCTCTTGGGTGATGCGGAAGGCCTTGGCCAATACGGAATCTGGGAGAGCAGGATCCGCTGCAAACAGAGAGTTGGCGATTGTCTGAGCTCCCGGAAGCTGGCTGCTCAATGCAGCTATGGCCACCGCATTTTCATGccccacattctgctggaaatgcacaagtgcctttggaaacacaaacacatctcccttctccaacgttttgctgaaaaacttgttggtggtgtcaatgaaacccacaagaagCTGGCCTTCCAGTAAAACAAGAACTTCAGTGGCTCTTGGGTGCgtgtgaggaggatttattccacccacTGCGTAATCGATACGGACCAACGATATTCCGAAGGTGTTGAGGCCTGGTATCTGCATAACATTGGCCATCGTTACATTTGAGCCCACTGCATTGTCGGTGTTCCCTGCCTGCCCAAGTCCCCCGAAGAAGAAGTCCTCTGCCGAAACATCCTTGGGATCTTTGCAAACGAACCCGTTCACCTTAACTGTtttaatcaatttgttagcaacaaATCATATCACACCACTCTATcttaatcaatttgttagcaactCGCCTAATAAGAAAATCATATAAAAGTTATGTACTCACCCATGCTTTCCTTGTCTGCGACGCAGAAATCTTGCAAGGGATCGGAATCCGCTGCCATGACATTATCACTGTAACAACATATCAATAGGAAAAGTCCCAACGTGAAGTAAATCATGCGGTTACCCATTATAAATAGAGCCACAGAAGAATCAGACAGAAAAGCTCGGGATATGAATGTG of the Cryptomeria japonica unplaced genomic scaffold, Sugi_1.0 HiC_scaffold_873, whole genome shotgun sequence genome contains:
- the LOC131078335 gene encoding putative germin-like protein 2-3, whose amino-acid sequence is MAADSDPLQDFCVADKESMVKVNGFVCKDPKDVSAEDFFFGGLGQAGNTDNAVGSNVTMANVMQIPGLNTFGISLVRIDYAVGGINPPHTHPRATEVLVLLEGQLLVGFIDTTNKFFSKTLEKGDVFVFPKALVHFQQNVGHENAVAIAALSSQLPGAQTIANSLFAADPALPDSVLAKAFRITQELVDFIQKKFA